Proteins encoded in a region of the Solanum dulcamara chromosome 9, daSolDulc1.2, whole genome shotgun sequence genome:
- the LOC129904610 gene encoding pentatricopeptide repeat-containing protein At1g25360, with product MKNAAAAVKTSLQNQSAMGSIANFYAVQLQLLCREHKHATSASALLRSIHANMITSGFRPRSHILNRLIDIYCKNSGLVYAKRLFDRIPQPDVMSRTTMIAAYSASGKPKLAREVFDKTPLSIRDTVCYNAMITCYSHNNDGHAAIKIFLDMRWKNFQPDEYSYSSVLAALALVADHEMHCRQLHCTVAKSGMTNFKCVVNALISVYVKCASSPLTSSLLLMDSASKLFYEMPERNDLSWTTIITGYVKNDDLDAARKVFDGMDEKLLVAWNAMISGYVHKGFIFEALDMLRKMYLAGMKPDEFTCTSILSACADAGLFLLGKQVHAYVKRTEEEIHVSVYNALITLYWKCGRVDDARKVFDNLVFKDLVSWNAVLSAYVSAGRINEAKLFFDEMPEKNSLAWVVMVSGLAQNGLGEDGLKLFNQMRVKGIELCDYAFAGAIASCAVLGALEAGCQLHAQLIQRGYDSSLSAGNALVTFYGRSGVIEAARNVFLTMPCVDLVSWNALIAALGQHGYGVQAVELFEQMLHENIMPDRISFLTVISACSHAGLVEKGRHYFNIMHSVYKINPGEDHYARLIDLLSRAGRLLEAKEVIENMPYKPGAPIWEALLAGCRTHRDVDLGVEAAEKLFELTPQHDGTYILLANTFAAAGRWDDAAKVRKLMRDQGVKKEPGCSWIKVENTVHVFLVGDTAHPEIQEVYNYLKELRLKMRKMGYVPDTQYVLHDMETEQKEYALSTHSEKLAVVFGLLKLPRGATIRVFKNLRICGDCHNAFKFMSKVEAREIIVRDGNRFHHFRDGECSCGNYW from the coding sequence ATGAAAAATGCGGCTGCTGCCGTCAAAACATCTTTGCAAAACCAATCAGCCATGGGTTCCATTGCTAACTTCTATGCAGTCCAGCTCCAACTTCTTTGCCGAGAGCATAAGCATGCCACCTCAGCGTCTGCTCTTCTCCGATCAATCCATGCCAACATGATCACCTCCGGATTCAGGCCGCGTAGTCACATCCTTAATCGTTTAATAGATATCTACTGCAAAAATTCCGGTCTTGTTTATGCAAAGCGCCTGTTTGATAGAATTCCCCAACCAGATGTCATGTCAAGAACGACTATGATTGCTGCATACTCTGCTTCCGGAAAACCCAAGCTTGCAAGAGAGGTTTTTGACAAAACCCCATTAAGCATCCGTGACACTGTTTGTTATAATGCTATGATTACATGCTATTCACACAACAATGATGGCCATGCTgctataaaaatatttcttgataTGAGGTGGAAAAATTTTCAGCCCGATGAGTATAGCTACTCCTCCGTACTTGCAGCCTTAGCCCTTGTAGCTGATCATGAAATGCACTGCCGGCAGCTGCATTGTACCGTAGCGAAGTCAGGCATGACCAACTTTAAGTGTGTTGTCAATGCACTTATATCTGTTTATGTCAAATGTGCTTCGTCACCCCTAACATCATCCTTGCTGTTGATGGACTCAGCTAGCAAGTTGTTTTATGAGATGCCAGAACGGAATGACTTGTCTTGGACTACGATTATCACAGGGTATGTGAAGAATGATGACCTTGATGCTGCTCGGAAGGTGTTTGATGGTATGGATGAGAAGTTGCTTGTGGCATGGAATGCCATGATCTCCGGATATGTGCATAAAGGTTTCATTTTTGAAGCATTAGATATGTTAAGGAAAATGTATTTAGCGGGGATGAAGCCAGATGAGTTTACCTGCACCAGTATCCTCAGTGCGTGTGCGGATGCTGGATTGTTTCTTCTAGGAAAGCAGGTGCATGCGTATGTTAAACGAACAGAGGAGGAAATTCATGTTTCTGTATATAATGCTTTAATTACATTATATTGGAAGTGTGGTAGAGTTGATGATGCAAGAAAAGTTTTTGATAATCTAGTTTTTAAGGACCTTGTTTCATGGAATGCAGTTCTATCAGCATATGTGAGTGCAGGGCGGATTAATGAagctaaattattttttgatgagATGCCAGAGAAGAATTCCCTGGCATGGGTAGTAATGGTATCAGGATTAGCACAAAATGGACTTGGAGAAGATGGTCTCAAACTGTTCAACCAAATGAGAGTAAAGGGGATCGAGCTGTGTGACTATGCATTTGCCGGAGCTATTGCATCTTGTGCAGTGCTTGGAGCGCTAGAAGCAGGATGCCAGCTCCATGCTCAACTAATTCAGCGTGGTTACGATTCAAGCCTTTCAGCTGGAAATGCATTAGTAACATTTTATGGAAGATCTGGGGTCATTGAAGCTGCACGTAATGTGTTTCTCACAATGCCTTGTGTAGATTTGGTGTCTTGGAATGCATTGATTGCTGCCTTGGGACAGCATGGATATGGTGTTCAAGCGGTTGAACTTTTTGAACAGATGTTACATGAAAATATTATGCCTGATAGGATAAGCTTTCTCACGGTTATATCTGCTTGTAGTCATGCAGGATTGGTTGAAAAGGGACGACACTACTTTAACATAATGCACAGTGTTTACAAAATAAACCCAGGAGAAGATCACTATGCCCGTTTAATTGATTTGTTGTCTCGAGCTGGAAGGTTATTAGAAGCAAAAGAAGTGATCGAGAATATGCCTTATAAACCTGGAGCACCCATTTGGGAAGCTCTTCTTGCTGGTTGCCGAACTCATAGGGACGTGGATTTGGGGGTTGAAGCAGCAGAAAAACTCTTTGAGTTGACACCACAACATGATGGAACCTACATACTTCTAGCTAACACATTCGCTGCTGCAGGCCGATGGGATGACGCTGCTAAGGTGCGAAAACTGATGAGAGACCAAGGTGTGAAAAAAGAGCCTGGATGTAGTTGGATTAAGGTTGAGAATACCGTTCATGTCTTTTTGGTGGGTGATACTGCACATCCTGAAATTCAAGAAGTGTACAACTACCTGAAGGAACTAAGGCTGAAGATGAGGAAAATGGGATATGTTCCAGACACGCAATATGTGTTGCATGATATGGAGACTGAGCAAAAGGAGTATGCTCTTTCAACTCATAGTGAAAAGCTGGCTGTTGTATTTGGGCTCTTGAAGCTTCCTCGTGGAGCCACAATTAGAGTCTTCAAGAACCTTCGGATTTGTGGTGACTGCCACAATGCGTTCAAGTTCATGTCGAAGGTTGAGGCAAGAGAAATCATCGTCAGAGATGGAAATAGGTTTCATCATTTCAGGGATGGTGAATGCTCATGTGGGAATTACTGGTGA
- the LOC129902864 gene encoding bZIP transcription factor 60, giving the protein MVDNIDDIIKWDDVDHIFHNVLDNPTDDLFTLHDSPPPTFQQIEQLLMNDDDVGFVSFEEAADPQFAADFLSDVLVDSPLQPDHSTSAEEAIGFLDSKVSSGSEGDQDKEKVSSGSEGDQDKDKVSQSPSDSADELNKDDPVDKKRKRQLRNRDAAVRSRERKKLYVRDLESKSRYFESECKRLGFVLQCCLAENQALRFSLQNSSANGVSMTKQESAVLLLESLLLGSLLWFLGITCLLILPSQTWSIPEENQGSRNHGLLVPVKEGKKTSRVLVFLSFMMGKRCKASRSRMKFNLHSLGIVM; this is encoded by the exons ATGGTCGATAACATCGATGATATCATCAAATGGGACGATGTAGATCACATCTTCCACAACGTTCTAGACAATCCCACCGACGATCTATTCACTCTTCATGATTCGCCGCCACCGACATTCCAGCAGATCGAGCAGCTTCTTATGAACGATGATGATGTCGGTTTTGTTTCTTTCGAAGAGGCGGCTGATCCTCAATTTGCTGCCGACTTTCTCTCCGACGTGCTCGTCGATTCCCCTCTTCAACCCGATCATTCTACCTCTGCTGAAGAAGCCATTGGATTCCTCGATTCCAAGGTTTCTAGTGGATCCGAGGGCGATCAGGACAAGGAAAAGGTTTCTAGTGGATCCGAGGGCGATCAGGACAAGGACAAGGTTTCCCAGTCTCCCTCTGACAGTGCTGACGAACTAAACAAGGATGACCCCGTCGACAAGAAGCGCAAGAG GCAATTGAGGAACAGAGATGCAGCTGTGAGGTCACGAGAGAGGAAGAAGTTGTATGTTAGGGATCTTGAGTCGAAGAGTAGATACTTTGAATCAGAGTGCAAAAGGCTGGGGTTTGTTCTCCAGTGCTGTCTTGCTGAAAATCAAGCTTTACGTTTCTCTTTGCAGAATAGTAGTGCTAATGGTGTTTCTATGACCAAGCAGGAGTCTGCCGTGCTCTTGTTGG AATCCCTGCTGTTGGGTTCCCTGCTTTGGTTCCTGGGCATCACATGCCTGCTCATTCTACCCAGCCAAACCTGGTCCATTCCAGAAGAAAATCAGGGAAGCAGAAACCACGGGCTTCTGGTTCCAGTaaaggaaggaaaaaagacTAGTCGGGTTTTGGTGTTCCTGTCCTTCATGATGGGCAAAAGATGCAAAGCTTCAAGATCAAGGATGAAGTTCAACCTCCATTCTTTGGGAATTGTGATGTGA
- the LOC129903311 gene encoding protein FAR1-RELATED SEQUENCE 5-like gives MESEPLNLENDAMEFDMGSAEEDGINASGLDLGQQCSSSGLEPYEGMEFESEQAARIFYNSYARRVGFGTRVSAYRRSRRDNTISTRQLVCSKEGFNPRPDNGAQHKPKRHRIVSRVGCKAHLTVKKQTSGKWAITKFIKDHNHELVPPDQVHLIRSHRHVSGPARSLIDTLQAAGLGATGVMSVLIKQSGGINNVGFTKVDCQNYMNQSRQRTLGSGAHYIFEYLKQKQAEDPDFFYAVQGGSSGNIFWADSTSRTNYSYFGDTITFDTTYRTHRYRVPFAPFIGVNHHCQPVLFGCALLLNESKSSFIWLFENWLAAMSGRHPVSITSDHDRIIRSAIVDVFPGTRHRFCKSNIFREAQERLSHSLQSFPTFEEEFQKCVNLTETIEEFELCWGSLLGRYNLIDDEWLQSMYDARQHWVPVYLRDTFFGETSIAKTNDSTNSFFDGYIDASTNIHILMSQYEKATASRHEKELKAEYDTINITPILNTPSPMEKQAANIYTKEIFLMFQQELMETLAYPATVISDTGSDVIYQVAKFGEDHKVHYVQYNVFEKKATCSCQLFDFSGILCRHILAVFRVKNVLRLLSHYVLKRWTRKAKSEVVLDEDELGLPSSHNDSFTDRFEKLSLEATKYVKEGVDSKNVYLVAMDALCEASKKVAAAICGTPVLPLSLDMNKAKEFNLNGNQADCDDSSLLSQDEKIQELTTAVVNATETCEAYRAKLLSILREMEEQKLRISLKVQSMRLNRIT, from the coding sequence ATGGAATCTGAACCCTTAAATTTGGAAAATGATGCAATGGAGTTCGATATGGGTTCTGCCGAAGAAGACGGCATCAATGCTTCTGGCTTGGATTTGGGACAACAGTGTTCTTCTTCCGGTTTAGAACCCTACGAGGGCATGGAATTCGAATCCGAGCAGGCTGCTAGGATTTTCTACAATTCCTATGCCCGCAGAGTTGGGTTTGGCACTCGGGTCAGCGCTTATCGACGTTCACGTCGTGATAACACTATTAGTACCCGTCAATTGGTGTGTTCCAAAGAGGGTTTTAACCCTAGGCCTGATAATGGTGCTCAACACAAACCCAAGCGCCACCGGATTGTCTCTAGGGTCGGCTGTAAGGCTCATTTGACTGTCAAGAAGCAGACTTCTGGTAAATGGGCTATTACTAAATTCATCAAGGACCATAATCATGAGCTTGTACCCCCTGATCAAGTCCACTTGATTCGATCACATAGGCATGTTTCTGGTCCTGCCCGCAGCTTGATTGATACCCTCCAAGCTGCTGGTTTGGGCGCTACTGGTGTTATGTCTGTCTTAATAAAGCAATCAGGTGGGATTAATAATGTTGGTTTCACAAAAGTTGATTGCCAGAATTATATGAACCAAAGCAGGCAGAGGACTCTAGGGAGTGGTGCTCActatatttttgaatatttgaagcAGAAGCAGGCTGAGGATCCTGATTTCTTTTATGCTGTTCAAGGTGGTTCATCCGGAAACATCTTTTGGGCCGACTCAACCTCCAGAACAAATTACTCTTATTTTGGAGATACAATTACATTTGATACCACCTATAGGACTCACCGATACCGGGTGCCCTTTGCACCATTTATAGGAGTAAACCATCATTGTCAACCAGTTTTATTTGGCTGTGCCCTGCTTCTCAATGAATCAAAGTCATCATTCATTTGGCTATTCGAAAATTGGCTTGCTGCAATGTCTGGTCGCCATCCTGTTTCTATAACTTCAGATCATGATAGGATCATCAGGTCAGCCATTGTAGACGTATTTCCAGGCACTCGTCACCGCTTCTGCAAATCCAATATTTTTAGAGAAGCGCAGGAGAGGCTCTCACACTCACTCCAGTCATTTCCCACTTTTGAAGAAGAATTCCAGAAATGTGTCAACTTGACTGAGACAATTGAGGAGTTTGAATTATGCTGGGGATCCCTACTTGGAAGATACAATCTCATAGATGATGAATGGCTTCAGTCAATGTACGATGCTCGACAACACTGGGTTCCAGTTTACCTTCGAGATACATTCTTTGGGGAGACATCTATTGCTAAAACTAATGATAGTACAAACTCATTCTTCGATGGATATATAGATGCATCAACTAATATTCACATCCTAATGAGTCAGTACGAAAAAGCTACTGCAAGCAGGCATGAGAAGGAACTGAAGGCAGAGTATGATACTATAAATATAACTCCTATTTTAAATACCCCATCTCCCATGGAAAAACAAGCAGCTAATATTTATACTAAGGAAATATTTTTGATGTTCCAACAAGAACTAATGGAGACTCTGGCTTATCCTGCAACTGTAATTAGTGATACAGGATCAGATGTAATATATCAAGTGGCAAAGTTTGGAGAGGACCATAAAGTACATTATGTCCAATATAATGTCTTTGAGAAGAAAGCTACCTGTAGTTGCCAATTGTTTGACTTTTCAGGTATTCTTTGTAGGCATATTTTAGCTGTTTTTAGAGTGAAAAATGTTCTGAGGCTTCTATCACATTATGTACTGAAACGTTGGACAAGAAAAGCCAAGAGCGAGGTTGTATTGGATGAAGACGAACTTGGATTACCAAGTAGTCATAACGACTCCTTCACTGATCGCTTTGAAAAGTTAAGCCTAGAAGCAACTAAATATGTCAAAGAAGGAGTGGATTCGAAAAATGTGTACCTAGTTGCTATGGATGCTTTATGTGAAGCTTCCAAGAAGGTTGCTGCTGCTATATGTGGTACTCCAGTACTGCCACTGAGTCTAGACATGAACAAAGCAAAGGAATTCAACTTGAATGGAAATCAAGCTGATTGTGATGATTCTAGCTTGctg
- the LOC129902866 gene encoding calvin cycle protein CP12-3, chloroplastic gives MALNLKQASFPIHVPSGSTTRKGVQKVMMSSGYSGSAGVPKYKGTQMREKHLTEMIEKKVKEAKEVCGQDARSDECKVAWDEVEEVSQAKAHLRIKLQHNEDPLEPYCQDNPDTEECRTYEH, from the coding sequence ATGGCGCTGAACTTGAAGCAGGCATCATTCCCAATTCATGTTCCTAGTGGATCGACGACGAGGAAAGGAGTGCAAAAGGTGATGATGAGTAGTGGATACAGCGGATCAGCAGGAGTACCCAAGTATAAGGGGACGCAGATGAGAGAGAAACATCTGACGGAAATGATAGAGAAGAAAGTGAAGGAAGCTAAGGAGGTGTGCGGGCAAGACGCCAGGTCGGACGAGTGCAAGGTGGCATGGGATGAGGTCGAAGAAGTAAGCCAGGCTAAGGCCCATCTGCGTATCAAGCTTCAGCACAACGAAGACCCCCTTGAACCCTACTGTCAAGATAACCCAGACACCGAGGAGTGCCGCACCTAtgaacattaa
- the LOC129902861 gene encoding mitotic spindle checkpoint protein BUBR1, with protein sequence MEKVGDYVLDPETEFLASMQETGHEWELFKENVRPLKRGRNVNLLNNALKSSTDYQLKKSLLDKRRALIEAIDQYKGEDPLQPWLQCIKWVQEAFPPGGDSSGLIVIYEQCVRTFWHDDRYKDDLRYLKVWLEYAENCVDAEVIYSFLEANKIGLTHSSFYITYALHLESQNKIKTANEIFNRGLSMNAEPEEKLKVSYKKFLSRSMGRPKAAEEELTEHQLPMRSFGTLLARGEARNQTAGTSELSRKKMKQDRAQGSLFSIFKDANAGMSSTLQSEIPKLENTSWHCLGARADRNKENQAIPSKWTSNKIPQIHGLRNRGATTTTPCLEIFVDEECAKAQEKDSAAGVKVSSLQLRRGGDKDIKKETELLRENPLRYFPPSSLPR encoded by the exons ATGGAGAAGGTAGGAGATTACGTATTAGATCCAGAGACAGAGTTCTTAGCGTCGATGCAAGAGACTGGTCACGAGTGGGAACTCTTCAAGGAAAATGTCAGACCTTTGAAGAGAGGACGCAACGTTAATCTCCTTAATAATGCTCTTAAGTCTAGTACCGATTATCAACTCAAGAAATCTCTTCTTGACAAACGAAG GGCGTTGATCGAAGCAATTGACCAGTACAAAGGTGAAGATCCTCTTCAGCCATGGCTCCA GTGCATCAAGTGGGTGCAAGAGGCTTTCCCTCCGGGTGGGGACAGTTCTGGACTTATAGTTATTTATGAACAATGTGTCCGCACCTTTTGGCATGATGACCGATATAAGGATGACCTCCGTTACTTGAAAGTGTGGCTGGAATAT GCTGAAAATTGTGTGGATGCTGAAGTCATTTATAGCTTTTTGGAGGCTAACAAAATTGGGCTGACACATTCTTCATTCTACATAACCTATGCTTTGCACTTGgaatctcaaaataaaattaaaacagcAAACGAGATCTTCAATCGGGGGCTATCTAT GAATGCAGAACCCGAAGAGAAATTGAAAGTATCCTACAAGAAGTTTCTCAGTCGTTCAATGGGACGCCCCAAAGCAGCAGAG GAGGAGCTAACAGAACACCAGCTTCCAATGAGAAGCTTTGGCACACTGTTGGCTAGGGGGGAAGCTC GAAACCAAACAGCAGGAACTTCTGAATTGTCTCGGAAGAAAATGAAACAGGATAG AGCTCAGGGGAGCCTATTTTCCATTTTCAAAGATGCAAATGCCGGAATGTCATCAACTCTTCAATCAGAAATACCAAAGCTAGAGAACACATCATGGCACTGTCTTGGTGCCCGAGCAGATAGGAACAAGGAGAATCAGGCAATTCCTTCGAAGTGGACATCTAATAAG ATTCCTCAAATACATGGGCTTAGAAATCGAGGAGCTACTACCACCACTCCGTGCCTAGAGATCTTTGTGGATGAGGAATGTGCCAA GGCACAGGAGAAGGACTCTGCTGCTGGTGTAAAGGTTTCTAGTCTGCAGCTTAGACGAGGAGGCGATAAAGACATAAAAAA GGAGACTGAGTTGCTGAGGGAGAATCCACTTCGTTATTTCCCACCAAGCTCATTACCTAGATGA
- the LOC129902859 gene encoding pyrophosphate--fructose 6-phosphate 1-phosphotransferase subunit alpha: protein MDADYGIPRELSDLQKLRSQYQPELPPCLQGTTVRVELRDATTAADPIGERTIKRFFPHTYGQPLVHFLRETAKVPDAQIITEHPAIRVGVLFCGRQSPGGHNVIWGLHDALKVHNPKNILLGLLGGSEGLFAQKTLEITDDVLATYKNQGGYDMLGRTKDQIRTTEQVNAAMAACKALKLDGLVIIGGVTSNTDAAHLAEKFAETKCPTKVVGVPVTLNGDLKNQFVEANVGFDTICKVNSQLISNVCTDALSAEKYYYFIRLMGRKASHVALECTLQSHPNMVILGEEVAASKLTIFDITQQICDAVQARAEHDKNHGVILLPEGLIESIPEVYALLQEIHGLLRQGVSADKISSQLSPWASALFEFLPHFIRKQLLLHPESDDSAQLSQIETEKLIAHLVETEMNKRLKEGTYKGKKFNAICHFFGYQARGSLPSKFDCDYAYVLGHICYHILAAGLNGYMATVTNLKNPVNKWHCGAAPISAMMTVKRYGRGPGTASIGVPALHPATVDLRGKSYELLSQNATKFLLDDVYRNPGPLQFDGPGADAKAVTLCVEDQDYIGRIKKLQEYLDKVRTIVKPGCSQDVLKAALSAMASVTDILSVISSPSSVSTPF, encoded by the exons ATGGATGCAGATTACGGCATACCTCGAGAACTCTCTGATTTGCAGAAGCTTCGATCTCAGTACCAGCCTGAACTTCCTCCTTGTCTTCAG GGCACTACTgtccgggtagaactccgtgaTGCAACCACTGCAGCAGATCCCATTGGTGAACGCACAATTAAACGGTTCTTCCCACACACTTATGGTCAGCCATTAGTCCATTTTCTTAGGGAAACTGCCAAGGTCCCTGATGCTCAGATAATTACTGAACATCCTGCAATTAG GGTTGGGGTGCTATTTTGTGGTAGACAATCTCCTGGAGGACACAATGTGATATGGGGTCTTCATGATGCTCTTAAGGTTCACAACCCCAAAAATATCTTGCTTGGGCTTTTAG GTGGTTCTGAAGGTTTATTTGCACAAAAAACTCTAGAGATCACCGATGATGTTCTTGCTACCTATAAGAATCAAG GTGGATATGACATGCTGGGACGGACAAAAGATCAGATTAGAACGACTGAGCAAGTAAATGCTGCAATGGCTGCATGCAAAGCTTTGAAATTGGATGGCCTTGTCATCATTGGAG GAGTGACATCAAACACCGATGCTGCTCATCTGGCAGAAAAATTTGCAGAAACAAAATGCCCtacaaaa GTGGTTGGTGTTCCTGTTACATTAAATGGGGATCTCAAGAACCAGTTTGTTGAAGCAAATGTTGGTTTTGACACAATATGCAAG GTTAACTCCCAACTAATTAGCAATGTATGCACTGATGCACTCTCAGCTGAGAAG TATTACTATTTCATCAGACTCATGGGGCGAAAGGCATCACATGTTGCATTAGAGTGCACTCTACAGTCACATCCTAATATG GTGATTCTTGGAGAGGAGGTAGCTGCATCAAAGCTTACTATTTTTGACATCACACAACAAATTTGTGATGCAGTTCAGGCTAGGGCTGAACATG ATAAAAATCATGGTGTTATCCTGTTACCCGAGGGGCTTATAGAAAGTATTCCTGAAGTATATGCTCTATTGCAG GAAATTCATGGTTTACTCAGGCAAGGTGTTTCTGCTGATAAGATTTCCTCTCAACTATCACCATGGGCTTCTGCACTTTTCGAATTTTTGCCGCATTTTATCAGAAAGCAG CTTCTCCTACACCCAGAATCAGATGACTCTGCTCAGCTATCACAG ATTGAGACTGAGAAACTCATAGCTCATCTCGTGGAAACAGAAATGAACAAGCGATTG AAAGAAGGAACTTACAAAGGAAAGAAATTTAATGCTATTTGCCATTTCTTTGGTTATCAAGCACGGGGATCATTACCATCAAAGTTTGACTGTGACTATGCCTAT GTACTTGGTCATATTTGCTACCATATTTTAGCTGCTGGTCTTAATGGTTACATGGCTACTGTGACCAACCTGAAGAATCCTGTCAACAAGTGGCATTGTGGTGCTGCCCCTATATCT GCAATGATGACTGTTAAGCGTTACGGTCGTGGTCCCGGTACAGCATCAATTGGAGTACCTGCTTTGCATCCTGCTACTGTGGATTTGAGGGGAAAATCATACGA GCTGTTGAGTCAAAATGCAACAAAGTTTTTGTTGGATGATGTTTATAGAAACCCAGGTCCCCTCCAATTTGATGGCCCTGGTGCAGATGCCAAGGCCGTTACCCTTTGTGTTGAAGACCAGGATTACATTGGCCGTATTAAGAAATTGCAGGAATACCTAGACAAG GTGCGTACAATTGTGAAGCCTGGTTGCTCACAAGACGTCCTGAAGGCTGCATTAAGTGCCATGGCTTCTGTGACTGACATTCTTTCTGTGATATCATCACCCTCAAGTGTGAGCACACCATTTTAG
- the LOC129903351 gene encoding UDP-glycosyltransferase 74G1-like produces MEQGRVEKAHHIVVLADQGQGHINPMLQFSKRLASKGIKITVATTLSNAKSMKATLSDSMITFESIYNDCSEGGVVGPGGFKGFLDRFHASGSTNLTKFILDHEQTEHPVKCLVYDANIPWASKITTQLGIAGAAFFTQSCATAATYYPMYCEVYVKTPISMPSFPIVTGLPKLRFPNLPSLGCNTGRYPPIIIHILGQFDNFGKADWVLFNSFDKLEEEAVDWMKKIWNAVTIGPTLPSFYLDKRVENDNEYGFNIHKPNSSNCTEWLDNKKTGSVVYISFGSAANLSAEQITEVADALRQSNIMFLWVVKPDEQSKLPSDFTKETSGKGLVVTWCSQLEVLAHHAIGCFISHCGWNSTLEAISLGVPIVAMPQILDQIINAHFLEKVWGVGLLAKANEGEKGVTASEEIYRCIREVLEGERGQTIRKNITSLKELAKETIDTSGSSDKHIDEFISQLDPAYLRHRSNYN; encoded by the exons ATGGAGCAAGGAAGAGTTGAGAAAGCACATCATATTGTGGTGCTAGCAGATCAGGGACAGGGCCATATTAATCCGATGCTCCAATTCTCAAAACGCCTGGCTTCCAAAGGAATCAAAATCACTGTAGCCACCACGCTCTCCAATGCAAAGTCCATGAAAGCTACTTTATCTGACTCCATGATCACTTTTGAATCCATTTACAATGACTGCTCCGAAGGTGGGGTGGTAGGCCCTGGAGGTTTCAAAGGATTTCTAGATAGATTCCACGCCAGTGGCTCAACCAACCTCACCAAATTCATCTTGGATCATGAACAAACTGAACATCCTGTCAAGTGCCTTGTTTATGATGCTAACATTCCCTGGGCTTCCAAGATTACAACCCAATTGGGCATAGCTGGAGCGGCCTTTTTCACTCAGTCATGTGCTACTGCTGCTACCTACTATCCCATGTACTGTGAGGTTTATGTAAAGACTCCTATTTCCATGCCTAGTTTTCCGATCGTCACAGGATTGCCAAAGCTCAGGTTTCCTAATCTGCCATCTCTTGGTTGTAACACTGGTCGGTATCCCCCAATAATCATTCACATACTTGGCCAGTTTGACAACTTTGGAAAGGCAGACTGGGTCCTCTTTAACTCATTTGATAAGTTGGAAGAAGAG GCTGTCGATTGGATGAAGAAAATTTGGAATGCAGTAACGATAGGTCCAACATTGCCATCATTTTATCTTGACAAACGAGTCGAAAATGATAACGAGTATGGCTTCAATATTCATAAGCCAAATTCTAGCAATTGCACGGAGTGGCTTGACAATAAGAAGACTGGATCTGTCGTCTACATCTCTTTTGGAAGTGCAGCAAATTTGAGTGCAGAACAAATAACAGAAGTAGCTGATGCTCTCAGGCAAAGCAACATTATGTTCTTATGGGTGGTGAAGCCTGATGAACAGAGTAAGCTTCCCAGCGATTTCACCAAAGAGACATCAGGTAAGGGATTGGTTGTGACATGGTGCTCACAATTAGAGGTTCTAGCACATCATGCAATCGGATGCTTCATATCACACTGCGGATGGAACTCAACCTTAGAAGCAATAAGCTTGGGTGTGCCTATAGTTgcaatgcctcaaattttagACCAAATAATCAACGCACATTTTCTAGAGAAAGTTTGGGGTGTGGGATTGTTAGCTAAAGCAAATGAGGGTGAGAAAGGTGTCACTGCAAGTGAGGAGATATACAGGTGCATCAGGGAAGTTCTAGAAGGAGAGAGAGGACAAACAATTAGAAAGAATATTACTAGCTTGAAAGAATTGGCTAAGGAGACAATTGACACAAGTGGAAGTTCAGACAAGCATATTGATGAGTTCATTTCACAGCTTGATCCTGCCTACTTGAGACACAGATCAAACTACAACTGA